One genomic region from Salipiger sp. CCB-MM3 encodes:
- a CDS encoding MSMEG_0569 family flavin-dependent oxidoreductase, protein MKDTQTPHIPVVIVGGGQAGLSTAYCLKKKGIESIVFERHEKFHSWRNSRWDSFCLVTPNWQCRLPDFHYDREYGGTDPDGFMLKDEITDYVDAFAAMAQPGLRENVEVTRVVPCESGGFIVETSIGTWTCDQVVIATGGYDTPIEPPYAKTLSPEIFQMHSVDYRNVDQFPEGGVLIVGTGQSGVQLMEDFCRAGRDVHLAVGPAPRSPRKYRGRDATDWLYDAGHYAITIAEHPDPVKALTQTNHYMSGRDGGKEIDLRRFHVEQGVELYGSLADMDGTTVKFLPDLTKNLDDADRSYVGIRTQIDAYIAREGIDAPEEPPFEKLWEPEAERTEIDLAEAGITSVLWAIGFRPDYAWIEADVFDARGKPVFDRGVTDHPGLHFIGLGWLNTWGSGRFLGIEEDSHHLAEQIAAQLAGVAQRVAG, encoded by the coding sequence ATGAAAGACACCCAGACCCCGCATATCCCCGTGGTGATCGTCGGCGGCGGGCAGGCAGGCCTGTCGACCGCCTACTGCCTCAAGAAGAAGGGGATCGAGAGCATCGTCTTCGAGCGGCACGAGAAGTTCCATTCCTGGCGCAACAGCCGCTGGGACAGCTTCTGCCTTGTCACCCCGAACTGGCAGTGCCGCCTGCCCGATTTCCACTACGACCGCGAGTATGGCGGCACCGATCCCGACGGCTTTATGCTCAAGGACGAAATCACCGACTACGTCGACGCCTTTGCCGCGATGGCGCAGCCCGGCCTGCGCGAGAACGTCGAAGTGACCCGCGTGGTGCCGTGCGAGAGTGGCGGCTTTATCGTCGAGACCTCGATCGGCACATGGACCTGCGATCAGGTGGTGATCGCCACCGGCGGCTACGACACGCCGATCGAGCCGCCCTACGCCAAGACCCTCTCGCCCGAGATATTCCAGATGCACTCGGTCGACTATCGCAACGTCGACCAGTTCCCCGAGGGCGGCGTGCTGATCGTCGGCACCGGCCAGTCGGGCGTGCAGTTGATGGAGGATTTCTGCCGCGCTGGACGCGACGTGCATCTCGCCGTCGGCCCCGCCCCGCGCAGCCCGCGCAAGTATCGCGGCCGTGATGCCACCGACTGGCTTTATGACGCCGGGCACTATGCGATCACCATCGCCGAGCACCCCGACCCGGTGAAGGCGCTCACGCAGACAAACCACTACATGTCGGGCCGCGACGGCGGCAAGGAGATCGACCTGCGCCGCTTCCATGTCGAGCAAGGCGTCGAGCTTTATGGCTCTCTGGCGGATATGGACGGCACCACGGTGAAATTCCTGCCCGACCTAACAAAGAACCTCGACGACGCCGACCGCTCCTACGTCGGCATCCGCACCCAGATCGACGCTTATATCGCCCGCGAAGGCATCGACGCGCCGGAGGAGCCGCCCTTCGAGAAGCTTTGGGAGCCGGAGGCGGAGCGCACCGAGATCGACCTCGCCGAGGCGGGCATCACCTCGGTGCTCTGGGCCATCGGCTTTCGCCCCGATTATGCGTGGATCGAGGCGGATGTCTTCGACGCCCGCGGCAAGCCCGTCTTTGACCGCGGCGTGACCGATCACCCGGGTCTGCATTTCATCGGCCTCGGCTGGCTGAACACTTGGGGCTCGGGACGCTTCCTTGGCATCGAAGAAGACAGCCACCACCTCGCCGAGCAGATCGCCGCACAATTGGCTGGCGTGGCGCAGCGGGTGGCGGGCTGA
- a CDS encoding MSMEG_0570 family nitrogen starvation response protein: MPETFWTVRWPDGAEEKLYSPSSVVAEIFEPGQSYPADDFLQRARIAMKRASNRVQRKYGFACSSAMDQLDRIEAKLATFKDQEGAEIACLHISQ, encoded by the coding sequence ATGCCTGAAACATTCTGGACCGTCCGTTGGCCCGACGGCGCCGAGGAAAAGCTCTACTCCCCCTCCAGCGTCGTCGCCGAGATCTTCGAGCCCGGCCAGAGCTACCCGGCGGACGACTTCTTGCAGCGCGCCCGCATCGCCATGAAGCGCGCCTCGAACCGGGTGCAGCGCAAATATGGGTTTGCCTGCAGTTCGGCCATGGATCAGCTCGACCGGATCGAGGCCAAGCTCGCGACATTCAAGGATCAGGAGGGCGCAGAAATCGCCTGCCTGCACATCTCTCAATGA
- a CDS encoding sll0787 family AIR synthase-like protein, whose amino-acid sequence MSESELDALAGRLRDHPSIRSKLGIARATRALGLSAASAGRPGDDAAALPRDGGFDLLAGEGFIPAFIEDDPWFAGWCAVMVNLSDIAAMGGRSAAVVDQVWAPSAEAAAPLLQGLRDASAAYGVPLVGGHTNLSAPALGLAASVFGKAQRLITSFHAAPGDLLIAAVDHRGSYRNFDNFCAALDAPPDRLRRDLELLPTLAEDELTRAGKDISQGGIIGTALMLAECSSVGIDIDVTALTPPPGIAAERWLRSFPSFGFLLSVAPENANAVCARFCARGIDACAIGRVTNGSAVTLGDGAESALFWDHAQTPYLDLGACHA is encoded by the coding sequence ATGAGCGAGAGCGAGCTAGACGCGCTGGCCGGGCGGCTGCGCGACCACCCCTCGATCCGCTCGAAGCTGGGCATCGCGCGGGCGACGCGAGCGCTTGGCCTCAGTGCCGCCAGCGCCGGACGCCCCGGCGACGATGCCGCCGCCCTGCCCCGCGACGGCGGCTTTGACCTGCTGGCGGGCGAGGGCTTCATCCCCGCCTTCATCGAAGACGATCCGTGGTTCGCGGGCTGGTGCGCGGTCATGGTGAATCTGTCGGACATCGCGGCCATGGGCGGACGCAGCGCCGCCGTCGTCGATCAGGTCTGGGCGCCAAGCGCCGAGGCCGCCGCGCCGCTGCTGCAGGGCCTGCGCGACGCCTCCGCCGCCTATGGCGTGCCGCTGGTGGGCGGGCACACCAACCTTTCCGCCCCGGCGCTCGGCCTCGCGGCTTCGGTGTTTGGCAAGGCGCAGCGGCTGATCACCAGCTTTCACGCCGCGCCCGGCGATCTGCTCATCGCCGCCGTGGACCATCGCGGCAGCTACCGCAACTTCGACAATTTCTGCGCCGCGCTCGACGCGCCGCCAGACCGGCTGCGCCGCGATCTGGAGCTGCTGCCGACGCTGGCCGAGGACGAGTTGACCCGCGCCGGAAAGGACATCAGCCAGGGCGGCATCATCGGCACCGCGCTGATGCTGGCGGAATGCTCAAGCGTCGGGATCGACATCGACGTCACCGCCCTGACCCCGCCGCCCGGCATCGCCGCCGAACGCTGGCTGCGCAGCTTCCCCAGCTTCGGCTTCCTGCTGTCGGTCGCGCCGGAAAACGCCAACGCCGTCTGCGCCCGCTTCTGCGCGCGCGGCATCGACGCCTGCGCCATCGGGCGCGTCACCAACGGATCCGCCGTGACCCTCGGCGATGGAGCCGAAAGCGCGCTCTTCTGGGACCACGCCCAAACCCCCTATCTCGATCTTGGAGCCTGCCATGCCTGA
- a CDS encoding MSMEG_0567/Sll0786 family nitrogen starvation N-acetyltransferase yields the protein MIELEPRLFSSPGYYIRAASKRFEAEGAAGLRHRVFVEEQGIFPAHDRDDIDLIATHLVALSTYAHEADQVVGTVRIHEEAPRLWWGSRLAVDSDFRAVGRLGAELIRLAVCTANARGCDRFLAHVQMQNVTLFRRLRWRPLEEVTIHGTPHMKMEADLSHYPPCANPVSGWYHRPRTREPRK from the coding sequence ATGATCGAGCTTGAACCGCGCCTGTTCAGCAGCCCGGGCTATTACATCCGCGCCGCCTCGAAACGCTTCGAGGCCGAGGGCGCGGCGGGCCTGCGCCACCGGGTGTTTGTCGAGGAGCAGGGCATTTTCCCCGCCCACGACCGCGACGACATCGACCTTATCGCCACGCATCTGGTGGCGCTGTCGACCTACGCCCATGAGGCCGATCAGGTGGTCGGCACGGTGCGTATCCACGAAGAGGCCCCGCGCCTCTGGTGGGGCTCGCGGCTGGCGGTGGACAGCGATTTCCGCGCCGTGGGGCGGCTCGGGGCCGAACTGATCCGCCTTGCCGTCTGCACCGCCAACGCGCGCGGCTGCGACCGCTTTCTTGCGCATGTGCAGATGCAGAACGTCACGCTCTTCCGCCGCCTGCGCTGGCGCCCGCTGGAAGAGGTGACGATCCACGGCACGCCGCACATGAAGATGGAGGCAGACCTGAGCCACTACCCGCCCTGCGCCAATCCGGTCTCCGGCTGGTACCACCGTCCCCGCACCCGCGAGCCGCGCAAATGA
- a CDS encoding MSMEG_0568 family radical SAM protein has product MLDHAQLINELQTHGMRLVDPRAGQESRRGGAGPSDHKAITIGARTVMIPVHTAPSFDSPYLVSAPDDTGEAHITRDGAEVATVRFPTRAKFYQFKTADGIPYSHIAALHSKDVLATTVLQTCIRYESRKKTCQFCSIGQSLAAGRTIAHKTPAQLAEVAKAAVDLDGVTHMVLTTGTPAGKDRGAKVLCESAEAIKAAVDLPLQGQCEPPENDAWHQRMYDAGIDTLGMHLEAVTPEVRARIMPGKASVPLEKYFASFEAAVRVFGRGQVSTYILAGLGDTREAILEMGEKLCAMGVYPFVVPFVPISGTPLESHPAPSSEFMASILQPLGQMIAHAGIRSADMKAGCGKCGACSALSSYEKLKVPEKGTAQETALGASA; this is encoded by the coding sequence ATGCTTGATCACGCCCAGCTCATCAACGAGCTTCAGACCCACGGCATGCGCCTTGTCGATCCCCGCGCCGGGCAGGAAAGCCGCCGCGGCGGCGCGGGCCCCTCGGACCACAAGGCGATCACCATCGGCGCGCGCACAGTGATGATCCCGGTCCACACCGCGCCCAGCTTCGACAGCCCCTACCTCGTGTCGGCACCCGACGACACCGGCGAGGCCCATATCACCCGCGACGGCGCCGAGGTGGCGACCGTGCGCTTCCCGACCCGCGCAAAGTTCTACCAATTCAAGACCGCGGACGGCATTCCCTACAGCCACATCGCCGCGCTGCATTCAAAGGACGTGCTGGCGACCACGGTGCTGCAGACCTGCATTCGCTATGAGAGTCGCAAGAAGACCTGCCAGTTCTGCTCGATCGGTCAGAGCCTCGCGGCGGGCCGCACCATCGCCCATAAGACACCCGCGCAGCTTGCCGAGGTCGCCAAGGCGGCGGTGGACCTCGACGGCGTCACCCATATGGTGCTGACCACCGGCACCCCGGCAGGCAAGGACCGCGGCGCCAAGGTGCTCTGCGAGAGCGCCGAGGCGATCAAGGCCGCCGTCGATCTGCCGCTACAAGGCCAATGCGAGCCGCCCGAGAACGATGCGTGGCACCAGCGCATGTATGACGCCGGGATCGACACGCTGGGAATGCATCTCGAAGCGGTCACGCCCGAGGTGCGCGCGCGCATCATGCCCGGCAAAGCCTCGGTGCCGCTGGAGAAATACTTCGCCAGCTTCGAGGCGGCGGTGAGGGTCTTCGGGCGCGGGCAGGTCTCGACCTACATCCTTGCCGGCCTTGGCGACACGCGTGAGGCGATCCTTGAAATGGGCGAAAAGCTCTGCGCCATGGGGGTCTATCCTTTCGTCGTGCCCTTCGTGCCGATCTCGGGCACGCCGCTGGAAAGCCACCCGGCGCCGTCGTCCGAGTTCATGGCCTCGATCCTGCAGCCGCTCGGCCAGATGATCGCCCACGCCGGGATCCGCTCGGCGGACATGAAGGCGGGCTGCGGCAAATGCGGCGCCTGCTCGGCCCTGTCGAGCTATGAGAAACTGAAGGTGCCAGAAAAGGGAACGGCGCAGGAGACAGCCCTGGGAGCGTCGGCATGA
- a CDS encoding Nit6803 family nitrilase, with translation MRTDTIRAAAVQIAPDLSGRAGTIERVLNAIAEAAGKGAQFIVFPETFVPYYPYFSFVLPPVQQGAPHLELMQEAVVVPSPETQAVADAARKRGVVVVLGVNERDHGSLYNTQLIFDADGTLALKRRKITPTYHERMVWGQGDGAGLKVVDTKVGRVGALACWEHYNPLARYALMTQHEEIHAGHYPGSLVGDIFRDQIEVTMRHHALESGCFVVNSTGWLTEEQIAQIHPDPKLQKAMRSGCMTCIISPEGRHLAEPLTEGEGILIADLDMKLVAKRKRMMDSVGHYARPELLSLVHDTRPAVTRHTCEAAPMSTPMAEPEPLPEEGRPDA, from the coding sequence ATGCGAACCGACACCATCCGCGCCGCCGCCGTCCAGATCGCCCCGGACCTTTCCGGGCGCGCGGGCACGATCGAACGCGTGCTCAACGCGATTGCCGAGGCTGCTGGCAAAGGCGCGCAGTTCATCGTCTTCCCCGAGACCTTCGTGCCCTATTACCCCTATTTCAGCTTCGTGCTGCCGCCCGTTCAGCAGGGCGCGCCGCATCTGGAACTGATGCAGGAGGCCGTGGTTGTCCCCTCGCCCGAGACGCAGGCCGTGGCCGATGCCGCCCGCAAGCGTGGCGTCGTGGTGGTGCTGGGGGTGAACGAGCGCGACCATGGCTCGCTCTACAACACCCAGCTCATCTTTGACGCCGATGGCACGCTGGCGCTGAAACGGCGCAAGATCACCCCCACCTACCATGAGCGCATGGTCTGGGGTCAGGGCGATGGCGCCGGGCTCAAGGTGGTCGACACAAAGGTGGGCCGCGTCGGCGCGCTGGCCTGCTGGGAGCATTACAACCCGCTCGCCCGCTATGCGCTGATGACCCAGCACGAAGAGATTCACGCGGGCCACTACCCCGGCAGCCTCGTGGGCGATATCTTCCGCGACCAGATCGAGGTCACCATGCGCCACCACGCGCTGGAGTCGGGCTGCTTCGTGGTGAATTCCACCGGCTGGCTGACCGAAGAGCAGATCGCCCAAATCCACCCCGACCCGAAGCTGCAGAAGGCGATGCGCAGCGGCTGCATGACCTGCATCATCTCGCCCGAGGGTCGTCACCTCGCCGAGCCGCTGACCGAAGGCGAAGGCATCCTGATCGCCGATCTCGACATGAAGCTCGTCGCCAAGCGCAAGCGCATGATGGACAGCGTCGGCCATTACGCAAGGCCCGAGCTCTTGTCGCTGGTGCATGACACCCGCCCCGCCGTCACCCGCCACACCTGTGAGGCCGCGCCTATGAGCACTCCCATGGCCGAGCCGGAACCCCTGCCCGAGGAGGGCCGCCCCGATGCTTGA
- a CDS encoding MSMEG_0572/Sll0783 family nitrogen starvation response protein, translating to MPQVTKEAHKNGDFFVNYEEKVFEDVKADEGEKALVTFHTVAFEGSIGLVNILNAIRLNRKGYETSILLYGPGVTLGIQRGFPTLGDEAFPGHQNFAVNLNKFMGEGGKVYACRFALQALYGHGEPSLLPGITPIAPQDVLDCILLHKKANAVILDTWTV from the coding sequence ATGCCTCAGGTTACCAAAGAAGCACACAAGAACGGAGACTTTTTCGTCAACTATGAAGAAAAGGTCTTCGAAGATGTGAAGGCCGACGAAGGCGAGAAGGCGCTTGTGACCTTCCATACCGTCGCCTTCGAAGGCTCGATCGGCCTCGTCAACATTCTCAATGCAATCCGCCTCAATCGCAAAGGCTATGAGACGTCGATCCTGCTCTATGGCCCCGGCGTGACCCTTGGCATCCAGCGCGGCTTCCCGACGCTCGGCGACGAGGCCTTCCCCGGCCACCAGAACTTCGCGGTGAACCTCAACAAGTTCATGGGCGAAGGCGGCAAGGTCTACGCCTGCCGCTTCGCGCTCCAGGCGCTCTACGGCCACGGCGAGCCCTCGCTGCTGCCCGGCATCACCCCCATCGCACCGCAGGACGTGCTCGACTGCATCCTGCTGCACAAGAAGGCCAATGCGGTGATCCTCGACACCTGGACCGTGTGA
- a CDS encoding aminotransferase-like domain-containing protein produces MIDWSPQLTDSGKPRYLAIADAIARDIEQGLLGSGDRLPPQRRLAASLGIDFTTVSRAYAEAQARGLVDSHVGRGTFVAERAAAPAADPERKRAEDLSMNMPPEPTDPDLVGRMKGGLDYVSANLIDLLRYQSPIGSERDRTAASSWLSMRGMVPSLERIAVTPGAHATMAAILSIITKPGDTVLCERVTYPGIRNIAARFGVTLVGLDMDAQGVTPEALSAAIAEHRPKALYLNPTLQNPTTLTIPVERRLALAEVLRSEGLTLIEDDAYGFIPAKSPAPIALSAPDLTWHIGGLAKCIGAGLRLAFTIAPSPRCAFRLAQAIRALSVMPSPLSMALTTQWIEDGTADGIRRFIRAESAARQAIAREALEGAEFTAAENAFNIWLTLPKGAGRADIVARMAGRQLGVMPSDAFTVAGAPGEKLRVCLGGSVTREALRENLYFLGNTLAPNAFMG; encoded by the coding sequence ATGATTGACTGGTCTCCCCAGCTGACCGACAGCGGCAAGCCGCGCTACCTTGCCATCGCCGATGCGATCGCCCGCGATATCGAGCAGGGGCTCTTGGGCAGTGGCGACCGGCTGCCGCCGCAGCGGCGGCTCGCCGCCAGTCTCGGCATCGACTTCACCACCGTCTCGCGCGCCTATGCCGAGGCGCAGGCGCGCGGTCTGGTCGACAGCCATGTGGGCCGCGGCACCTTCGTGGCCGAGCGCGCCGCCGCGCCCGCCGCTGACCCCGAGCGCAAGCGCGCCGAGGATCTGTCGATGAACATGCCGCCTGAACCCACGGACCCGGACCTCGTGGGGCGTATGAAGGGCGGGCTCGACTATGTCTCGGCCAATCTCATCGACCTTCTGCGCTACCAATCGCCCATTGGATCCGAGCGTGACCGTACCGCCGCCTCGAGCTGGCTGAGCATGCGGGGCATGGTGCCCTCGTTGGAGCGCATCGCGGTGACGCCGGGCGCTCATGCCACCATGGCGGCGATCCTGTCGATCATCACCAAGCCCGGCGACACGGTGCTTTGCGAGCGTGTCACCTATCCCGGCATCCGCAATATCGCGGCGCGCTTCGGCGTGACGCTGGTCGGGCTGGATATGGACGCGCAGGGCGTGACGCCCGAGGCATTGAGCGCCGCCATCGCCGAGCATCGGCCCAAGGCGCTTTACCTCAATCCGACGCTGCAGAACCCCACTACGCTGACCATCCCGGTCGAGCGGCGGCTGGCGCTGGCCGAGGTGCTGCGGTCCGAGGGGCTGACGCTGATCGAGGATGACGCCTATGGCTTCATCCCGGCAAAATCGCCCGCGCCCATCGCGCTCTCGGCGCCCGACCTGACGTGGCACATTGGCGGGCTGGCGAAATGCATCGGGGCGGGGCTGCGGCTGGCCTTCACCATTGCGCCCTCGCCGCGCTGCGCCTTCCGGCTGGCGCAGGCGATCCGGGCGCTGTCGGTGATGCCCTCGCCGCTGTCGATGGCGCTGACCACGCAGTGGATCGAGGATGGCACCGCCGACGGCATCCGTCGCTTTATCCGCGCCGAAAGCGCCGCGCGGCAGGCCATCGCGCGCGAGGCGCTGGAGGGGGCGGAGTTCACCGCCGCCGAGAATGCCTTCAACATCTGGCTGACCCTGCCCAAGGGCGCGGGCCGCGCCGATATCGTCGCGCGCATGGCCGGGCGGCAGCTTGGGGTCATGCCTTCGGACGCTTTCACCGTCGCGGGCGCACCGGGCGAGAAGCTGCGGGTCTGTCTGGGCGGCTCTGTCACACGCGAGGCGCTGCGCGAGAACCTCTATTTCCTTGGCAACACGCTGGCGCCCAACGCCTTCATGGGGTGA